The proteins below come from a single Lactobacillus johnsonii genomic window:
- a CDS encoding phosphocarrier protein HPr: MEKREFHIIAETGIHARPATLLVQAASKFNSDINLEYNGKSVNLKSIMGVMSLGVGQGADVTITADGDDAKEAIEAIADTMKKEGLAE; this comes from the coding sequence ATGGAAAAACGCGAATTTCATATTATTGCTGAAACTGGTATTCATGCTCGTCCAGCTACTTTGTTGGTACAAGCTGCTTCTAAGTTTAACTCAGATATTAACTTGGAATACAATGGTAAATCAGTAAACTTGAAGTCAATCATGGGTGTTATGTCTTTAGGTGTTGGCCAAGGTGCAGATGTAACTATTACTGCTGATGGTGACGATGCTAAAGAAGCAATTGAAGCTATTGCTGACACTATGAAAAAGGAAGGTTTAGCTGAATAA
- a CDS encoding ATP-dependent Clp protease ATP-binding subunit — protein sequence MLCDNCHERPASIHLYTNVNGQDREISLCQQCYQELKNQQGQNNSMNNNNAFFGDFDDLFNALNNNNNEQNNPQGHNPRMQMGGGRRGGNNGGQKSLLDQYGTDLTDLAKKGKIDPVIGRDKEIARVIEILNRRTKNNPVLIGEAGVGKTAVVEGLAQQIVDGSVPAKLQDKRIISLNMVSMVQGTGIRGQFEQRMQQLIKELEQNDNIILFIDEIHELVGAGNAEGGMDAGNIIKPALARGDFQLIGATTIKEYRNIEKDSALARRFQPVEVKEPTTEETIKILQGIRKRYEDYHHVHYTDESIQAAVDLSSRYIQDRFLPDKAIDLLDEAGSRMNLTIPYVDSEKIKERLDAAESLKQDALKNEDYEKAAYYRDQIEKYEKLKDQKVDPDQTPKITEKIMNKIVEEKTNIPVGDLQKQEETQLKNLATDLKDNVIGQNKAVETVARAIRRNRVGFNKSGRPIGSFLFVGPTGVGKTELAKQLAKQIFGTEDAMIRFDMSEYMEQYSVSKLIGSAPGYVGYEEAGQLTERVRHNPYSLILFDEIEKAHPDVLHLFLQILDDGRLTDSQGRTVSFKDTIIIMTSNAGQGIKEASVGFAAENSHQEQFKNSLGQYFKPEFLNRLDDIVEFNALDKKDLIKIVDLMLANTNDMVKDQGLHIDVTPEAKELLVEKGYDPSMGARPLRRTIQEEIEDKVADYKLDNPAAKDLKANVVDGKIVISEN from the coding sequence ATGTTATGCGATAACTGTCACGAACGTCCTGCCTCTATTCATCTTTATACAAATGTAAATGGGCAAGATCGTGAAATCTCATTATGTCAACAATGTTATCAAGAATTGAAAAATCAACAAGGACAAAATAATAGTATGAATAATAACAATGCATTTTTTGGCGATTTTGATGATTTATTCAACGCCTTAAATAATAACAACAATGAACAAAATAATCCTCAAGGACATAATCCACGCATGCAAATGGGTGGTGGCCGCAGAGGTGGAAACAATGGTGGTCAAAAATCCCTACTCGACCAGTATGGTACAGATTTAACCGACTTAGCAAAAAAAGGTAAGATTGATCCAGTTATTGGTCGTGATAAAGAAATTGCTCGCGTTATTGAAATTTTAAACAGACGGACTAAAAATAATCCTGTTCTTATCGGAGAAGCCGGTGTTGGTAAAACTGCTGTTGTTGAAGGCTTAGCACAACAAATTGTCGACGGTTCAGTTCCAGCTAAGCTTCAAGATAAAAGAATCATTTCTTTAAATATGGTATCAATGGTTCAAGGAACTGGAATTCGCGGTCAATTTGAACAAAGAATGCAACAACTAATCAAAGAATTAGAACAAAACGATAATATCATCCTATTTATTGATGAAATTCATGAATTAGTTGGTGCTGGCAACGCTGAAGGTGGTATGGATGCTGGTAACATTATTAAACCAGCCTTAGCTCGTGGAGATTTCCAATTAATTGGTGCTACTACTATTAAGGAATATCGAAACATCGAAAAGGATTCTGCCCTTGCTCGTAGATTCCAACCAGTGGAGGTTAAAGAGCCTACAACTGAAGAAACAATTAAGATTTTGCAAGGCATTCGTAAGCGTTACGAAGATTACCACCATGTTCACTATACTGATGAATCTATACAAGCTGCAGTAGATCTTTCTTCACGCTACATTCAAGATCGTTTCTTACCTGATAAAGCTATTGATCTTTTAGACGAAGCTGGTTCAAGGATGAATCTCACTATTCCTTATGTTGATAGTGAAAAAATCAAAGAAAGACTAGATGCTGCTGAAAGCTTAAAGCAAGATGCTTTAAAAAATGAAGATTACGAAAAAGCTGCCTACTATCGTGATCAGATTGAAAAGTATGAAAAATTAAAAGATCAGAAAGTAGATCCTGATCAAACACCTAAAATCACTGAAAAGATCATGAATAAGATCGTTGAGGAAAAAACTAATATTCCTGTCGGTGACTTACAAAAACAAGAAGAAACTCAATTAAAGAATTTAGCTACTGACCTTAAAGATAATGTAATTGGTCAAAACAAAGCCGTTGAAACTGTTGCTCGGGCAATAAGACGAAATCGAGTTGGATTTAACAAATCTGGTCGTCCAATCGGCTCATTCTTATTTGTAGGACCTACTGGTGTAGGTAAAACAGAATTAGCTAAACAATTAGCCAAGCAAATCTTTGGTACAGAAGATGCAATGATTCGATTTGATATGAGCGAATATATGGAACAATACTCTGTATCTAAGCTAATCGGATCTGCACCAGGTTATGTAGGTTATGAAGAAGCTGGTCAATTAACAGAAAGGGTACGCCATAATCCATATAGCTTAATTTTATTTGATGAAATTGAAAAAGCTCATCCTGATGTACTCCACCTATTCTTGCAAATTCTCGATGATGGCCGCTTAACTGATTCGCAAGGTCGCACAGTTTCCTTTAAAGATACCATCATCATTATGACTTCTAATGCTGGTCAAGGAATCAAAGAAGCTAGCGTAGGTTTTGCAGCTGAAAACAGTCATCAAGAACAATTTAAGAATAGCTTAGGTCAATACTTTAAACCTGAATTCTTAAATAGACTTGATGATATAGTTGAATTTAATGCACTTGATAAGAAAGACTTAATCAAGATTGTTGATTTAATGCTTGCAAACACCAATGATATGGTAAAAGATCAGGGCCTACATATTGATGTTACACCTGAAGCAAAAGAACTTCTTGTCGAAAAAGGTTATGATCCTTCTATGGGTGCTCGTCCACTTCGTCGTACGATCCAAGAAGAAATTGAAGATAAGGTAGCCGATTATAAACTTGATAATCCAGCTGCTAAAGACCTAAAGGCTAATGTAGTTGACGGTAAAATAGTAATTAGTGAAAATTAA
- a CDS encoding DUF1827 family protein: MHLIDVTNSYRDLVQRQLAATNSQFVKVYSLGNTTVVYSETADKIEIVMENHKRPIRQDEVEFVIKRLIHEDRIYDITVDKSRKIISITCDR; this comes from the coding sequence ATGCATTTAATTGATGTTACAAATAGCTACCGTGATTTAGTCCAAAGACAATTAGCAGCTACTAATAGTCAATTCGTAAAAGTTTACTCTTTAGGTAATACCACAGTAGTATACAGCGAAACAGCTGATAAAATTGAAATCGTTATGGAAAATCATAAACGTCCTATTAGACAAGATGAAGTAGAATTTGTTATTAAGCGTCTAATTCATGAAGATCGAATTTATGATATAACAGTTGATAAAAGTAGAAAAATTATTTCTATCACTTGTGATCGTTAA